In the genome of Paenibacillus pabuli, one region contains:
- a CDS encoding GNAT family N-acetyltransferase, which translates to MIRQRKSKLDDVAIMRLIDSQLVPLSHMSESEINKIRKEIPLRMNRGMTFVVSQNPDNEAVAFIHFLMHGELLYVDMMAVAPKEQRKKYGQTLLLKAENFATSRGCKRSKVMVDEGNTKGLHFYQKNGYTLVRYIMLSRCYELEKTL; encoded by the coding sequence GTGATTCGGCAACGTAAATCCAAGCTGGATGATGTCGCCATAATGAGGCTGATTGACTCTCAACTTGTTCCCCTATCTCATATGAGTGAAAGTGAAATCAATAAAATACGCAAAGAAATACCCCTGCGAATGAACAGGGGCATGACCTTTGTTGTCTCACAAAATCCTGACAACGAAGCTGTCGCATTCATCCATTTTCTCATGCACGGCGAACTGTTGTATGTGGATATGATGGCTGTAGCCCCAAAAGAACAGCGAAAGAAATATGGTCAGACCTTGCTGCTCAAAGCGGAAAATTTTGCGACATCTCGTGGTTGCAAAAGATCCAAAGTCATGGTTGACGAAGGCAACACAAAAGGTCTTCATTTTTACCAAAAAAATGGATATACCTTGGTTCGATACATTATGTTAAGCCGCTGTTACGAGTTGGAAAAAACATTATAA